A section of the Rhizobium sp. Pop5 genome encodes:
- a CDS encoding heavy metal translocating P-type ATPase, with amino-acid sequence MAETSETRYRVGGMDCAACATKIDTAVRRVAGVADVSVSVMAGTMTVRHDGSSDLKAIEKRVTGLGYSVAPLAAGAAPAHEHGTHDHHDHDHGHDHAGHDHDHGDHAGHDHDHEGHDHDHAGHDHDHGDHDHAHGEKEIEGLHGHDHAPMSGPWWQSKKGRLTILSGAALVAAYAAGHLVPAIAPYAFIVAMLVGLVPIARRAVMAALSGTPFSIEMLMTIAAVGAVIINAGEEAATVVFLFLVGEMLEGVAAGKARESIQSLTTLVPKNALLEDNGQTREVPAESLAVGAIIMVRPGDRISADGVIVSGESAIDEAPVTGESTPVRKGVDAVVFAGTVNGDAVLRVRVTAAAADNTIARVVKLVEEAQESKAPTERFIDRFSRYYTPGVVVVAALVAVVPPLFFGGSWSEWIYKGLALLLIGCPCALVISTPAAIAASLSAGARRGLLMKGGAVLETLGKVTMVAFDKTGTLTAGKPQVTDIVSFGLSEAQVLSRAAVLEQGSSHPLALAILNRAKAGGVPVPPAFELEALPGKGVTGKVGGETLDLLSPSATRERGALDGEQDGRITALNDEGKSVSVLLVNGAAAGLIAMRDEPREDAGAGLSALKSAGVKAMMLTGDNKRTAAAVAGMLGIDWRGEMMPEDKQRVVGELKREGFTVAKVGDGINDAPALAAADIGIAMGGGTDVALETADAAVLHGRVGDVARMIALSKRTMRNILQNITIALGLKAVFLVTTIAGITGLWPAILADTGATVLVTINALRLLRLKG; translated from the coding sequence ATGGCTGAAACGAGCGAGACGCGATACCGGGTCGGCGGCATGGACTGCGCCGCCTGTGCAACCAAGATCGACACGGCGGTCCGGCGCGTGGCTGGTGTTGCCGATGTTTCCGTCTCGGTGATGGCGGGCACGATGACCGTCCGGCATGACGGCAGCAGTGACCTCAAGGCGATCGAGAAGAGGGTGACGGGGCTCGGCTATTCAGTCGCGCCGCTTGCCGCAGGTGCGGCGCCTGCGCATGAACACGGCACGCATGACCATCACGACCATGACCATGGGCACGATCACGCGGGCCACGACCACGATCACGGCGATCATGCGGGCCATGATCACGATCACGAAGGTCATGATCACGACCATGCCGGCCATGACCATGATCATGGGGATCACGACCACGCTCATGGTGAAAAGGAAATCGAGGGCCTGCACGGGCACGACCACGCGCCGATGTCCGGCCCCTGGTGGCAGAGCAAGAAGGGGCGGCTGACCATCCTTTCCGGTGCAGCGCTCGTTGCCGCCTATGCCGCCGGCCATCTCGTGCCGGCAATCGCCCCCTATGCCTTCATCGTCGCCATGCTGGTCGGTCTCGTGCCGATCGCGCGGCGTGCGGTCATGGCGGCCCTATCGGGCACACCGTTTTCGATCGAGATGCTGATGACGATCGCCGCTGTCGGCGCCGTCATCATCAATGCCGGTGAGGAAGCGGCAACCGTCGTGTTCCTGTTCCTTGTCGGCGAGATGCTGGAGGGTGTGGCTGCGGGCAAGGCGCGCGAAAGCATCCAGTCGCTGACGACGCTGGTGCCGAAGAATGCGCTGCTTGAAGACAATGGGCAGACGCGGGAAGTGCCTGCGGAGAGCCTCGCCGTCGGTGCGATCATCATGGTTCGCCCCGGCGACCGCATCTCGGCAGACGGCGTCATTGTATCAGGCGAGAGCGCGATCGACGAGGCTCCGGTGACGGGCGAAAGCACGCCGGTGCGCAAGGGCGTGGATGCCGTCGTCTTCGCCGGCACGGTCAATGGCGATGCGGTGCTCAGGGTTCGCGTCACGGCGGCCGCCGCCGACAATACCATCGCCCGCGTCGTCAAGTTGGTGGAGGAAGCGCAGGAATCGAAGGCGCCGACGGAGCGCTTCATCGATCGGTTCTCACGCTATTATACGCCGGGCGTGGTGGTTGTCGCAGCCCTCGTTGCGGTCGTTCCGCCGCTGTTTTTCGGCGGTTCATGGAGCGAATGGATCTACAAGGGGCTGGCGCTCCTCTTGATCGGCTGCCCTTGCGCCCTCGTCATCTCGACGCCGGCGGCGATCGCTGCTTCGCTGTCGGCCGGCGCCCGGCGCGGGCTCTTGATGAAGGGCGGCGCGGTCTTGGAAACGCTCGGCAAGGTGACGATGGTCGCCTTCGACAAGACGGGTACGCTGACGGCAGGCAAACCTCAGGTGACCGACATCGTTTCCTTCGGCTTGAGCGAAGCGCAGGTCCTGTCGCGCGCGGCGGTGCTGGAGCAAGGTTCCAGCCATCCGCTGGCGCTGGCAATCCTCAATCGCGCCAAGGCCGGCGGCGTTCCCGTGCCGCCGGCCTTCGAGCTGGAGGCGCTGCCGGGCAAGGGCGTCACCGGCAAAGTCGGGGGCGAGACCCTGGATCTGCTGTCGCCGTCCGCAACTCGCGAGCGCGGGGCGCTCGATGGAGAGCAGGATGGGCGCATCACGGCGCTGAATGACGAAGGCAAGAGCGTATCGGTGCTGCTCGTCAATGGCGCAGCCGCGGGCCTGATCGCCATGCGCGACGAGCCGCGCGAGGATGCCGGGGCTGGACTTTCCGCGCTCAAATCGGCAGGCGTGAAGGCAATGATGCTGACGGGCGACAACAAACGCACGGCGGCGGCCGTTGCCGGCATGCTCGGCATCGACTGGCGCGGCGAGATGATGCCGGAGGACAAACAGCGGGTCGTCGGCGAATTGAAGCGTGAAGGCTTCACCGTCGCCAAGGTGGGCGACGGCATCAACGACGCGCCGGCGCTGGCGGCGGCCGATATCGGCATCGCCATGGGCGGCGGCACGGATGTGGCGCTGGAGACGGCGGATGCCGCCGTGCTGCACGGG
- a CDS encoding helix-turn-helix domain-containing protein, with protein MKKITIGEAARQSGVKVPTVRYYESIGLLAAPNRSEGNQRSFEPADISRLAFIRHARELGFEIEAIRTLLTLQDDPNQSCASADAIAKARLVEVEQRIRSLMALKAELETMVEGCGHGRVDQCRVIEVLADHGQCRHSHH; from the coding sequence ATGAAAAAGATTACGATTGGTGAAGCTGCGCGCCAAAGCGGCGTGAAGGTGCCGACGGTGCGTTATTACGAGAGCATCGGCCTGCTTGCGGCGCCGAACCGCAGCGAAGGCAACCAGCGCTCCTTCGAGCCCGCCGACATCAGCCGCCTCGCCTTTATCCGTCATGCCCGCGAGCTCGGCTTCGAGATCGAGGCGATCCGCACGCTGCTGACCCTGCAGGACGATCCGAACCAGTCCTGTGCCTCGGCCGACGCCATCGCCAAGGCCCGCCTCGTCGAGGTCGAGCAGCGCATCCGCAGCCTGATGGCGCTAAAAGCCGAGCTGGAAACCATGGTGGAAGGCTGCGGCCATGGCCGCGTCGACCAATGCCGCGTCATCGAAGTCCTCGCCGACCACGGCCAGTGCAGGCATTCGCACCATTGA
- a CDS encoding TIGR03862 family flavoprotein, protein MNQKRIAIIGGGPAGLAAAELLSLSGHAVTVYDAMPTFARKFLLAGKSGLNITHSEDYARFATRFGTASAHLRPALDAFTPADVRDWAAGLGTETFVGSSGRVFPKVMKASPLLRAWLRRLENQGVTLRTRHRWTGFAEGGYVFETPEGRVTVHCDAALLALGGASWPRLGSDAGWLPLLSERGVEIDAFQPANCGFIVGWSASFSERFAGEPVKSVTAASEAGTLPGEFVITKSGIEGSLVYSHAAALRDRLRSDDSAVLTLDLAPGRPIERLARDLARQGAKSSFSNRLRKGAGLDGVKAALLRELVPERERTDPGRLAGIIKALPVPVLDTRPIGEAISSAGGIRWSGIDESFMLKALPGVFAAGEMLDWEAPTGGYLLTACLATGRAAARGIDAWLHG, encoded by the coding sequence ATGAACCAGAAGCGGATTGCCATCATCGGTGGCGGCCCGGCAGGCCTTGCGGCCGCCGAACTGCTTTCGCTCTCCGGCCATGCGGTGACCGTCTATGACGCCATGCCGACCTTCGCCCGCAAGTTCCTGCTGGCCGGCAAATCGGGTCTCAACATCACGCATTCCGAGGACTATGCCCGTTTCGCCACGCGCTTCGGCACGGCTTCCGCCCATCTGCGCCCGGCCCTCGATGCCTTCACGCCCGCTGATGTCAGGGATTGGGCTGCAGGGCTCGGGACCGAGACCTTCGTCGGTTCCTCTGGCCGGGTTTTCCCGAAGGTGATGAAGGCCTCTCCGCTGCTGCGCGCCTGGCTCCGGCGGCTGGAAAACCAAGGCGTTACATTGCGCACCCGCCATCGCTGGACCGGCTTTGCCGAAGGGGGCTATGTTTTCGAAACGCCGGAGGGACGCGTCACAGTCCATTGCGATGCTGCCCTGCTGGCGCTCGGCGGCGCAAGCTGGCCGCGCCTCGGCTCCGATGCCGGTTGGTTGCCCCTACTCTCGGAGAGGGGCGTCGAGATCGACGCCTTCCAGCCCGCCAATTGCGGCTTCATCGTCGGCTGGAGCGCAAGCTTCAGCGAGCGTTTCGCCGGCGAACCGGTGAAGTCGGTCACCGCCGCCTCCGAGGCCGGCACGCTTCCCGGCGAATTCGTCATTACAAAAAGCGGCATCGAGGGCAGCCTTGTTTACTCTCATGCAGCCGCGTTGCGCGACCGGTTACGGAGCGATGACAGTGCCGTCCTGACGCTCGACCTTGCACCGGGCCGGCCGATCGAAAGGCTGGCGCGCGACCTTGCGCGGCAGGGCGCCAAATCGAGCTTTTCAAACCGCCTGCGCAAGGGCGCCGGTCTTGACGGCGTCAAGGCGGCTTTGTTGCGGGAACTCGTGCCCGAACGCGAGCGGACCGATCCCGGGCGGCTCGCCGGCATCATCAAGGCCCTGCCCGTGCCTGTTCTCGACACGCGGCCCATCGGCGAGGCAATCTCGTCTGCCGGCGGCATCCGCTGGAGCGGCATCGACGAGAGCTTCATGTTGAAGGCTCTGCCGGGCGTCTTCGCCGCCGGCGAGATGCTCGATTGGGAGGCGCCGACCGGCGGTTACCTCCTCACGGCCTGCCTGGCGACCGGCCGCGCCGCCGCGCGCGGCATCGATGCGTGGCTGCACGGATAG
- the msrB gene encoding peptide-methionine (R)-S-oxide reductase MsrB: MLNRRLLLMTTVFGALALRSGLAGKAIAAETFAVTHTDEEWRKLLTPDQFVILRQAGTESPFTSALLHEERKGNFACVGCDQKLFSSATKFDSGTGWPSFWAPLDHAVGTTNDTTFGMARTAVHCSRCGGHLGHVFDDGPKPTGLRYCMNGLVLTFHPASA; this comes from the coding sequence ATGCTGAACAGACGATTGTTGCTGATGACTACCGTTTTCGGGGCGCTTGCCCTTCGCTCTGGCCTGGCCGGCAAGGCGATCGCTGCCGAAACGTTTGCAGTGACCCACACCGATGAGGAATGGCGTAAGCTGCTGACGCCGGATCAGTTTGTCATCCTGCGTCAGGCTGGGACGGAAAGTCCCTTTACCAGCGCCCTGCTGCATGAGGAGCGGAAAGGAAATTTCGCCTGTGTCGGCTGCGACCAAAAGCTCTTTTCTTCGGCAACGAAATTCGATAGCGGCACCGGCTGGCCGAGCTTTTGGGCACCGCTCGACCATGCCGTTGGCACCACGAACGACACCACTTTCGGGATGGCGCGCACAGCGGTCCATTGTAGCCGCTGTGGCGGCCATCTCGGCCACGTCTTCGACGATGGTCCGAAGCCAACCGGACTTCGCTACTGCATGAACGGCCTTGTCCTGACATTTCATCCAGCCTCGGCCTGA
- a CDS encoding helix-turn-helix domain-containing protein, whose translation MHEQSAHAEHVYTSAQRDSAAASSPVVASWRRCMTMHQLAPEDERAPLRLTDEEFRRAREQSGQLIASATEELDRLFTTVGKAGCCLLLTDKNGIALERRGAAGDDKEFRELGLWTGSVWTEASIGTNGIGTALADERAVAIFRDQHFFCANTSLSCTTAPIRDHRGQLAAALDISTCREDVNEMTLAILTQTVRDAAMRIELNLFRSAFPSARFLMVPAGANSAAALLAVDRHDLVLGATRAARIALQLDDKRIAAGIPAADALREASVSQQEEMVEAEKAALLRALSRAGGNVSQAAIALGISRATLHRKMKKLDLH comes from the coding sequence ATGCACGAACAATCAGCGCATGCAGAGCATGTCTACACCTCTGCCCAGCGCGATTCCGCGGCGGCCAGTTCTCCGGTGGTCGCCTCCTGGCGGCGATGCATGACCATGCACCAGCTCGCCCCCGAGGACGAACGGGCGCCGCTGCGCCTGACCGATGAGGAATTCCGCCGTGCCCGCGAACAGTCCGGGCAGCTGATCGCCAGCGCGACGGAAGAACTCGATCGCCTCTTCACCACCGTCGGCAAGGCCGGCTGCTGCCTGCTTCTGACTGACAAGAATGGCATTGCGCTGGAGCGGCGGGGAGCGGCCGGCGACGACAAGGAATTCCGCGAACTCGGCCTCTGGACCGGTTCCGTCTGGACCGAGGCAAGCATCGGCACCAACGGCATCGGCACCGCGCTTGCCGATGAACGCGCCGTCGCCATCTTCCGCGACCAGCACTTCTTCTGCGCCAATACCAGCCTCAGCTGCACGACGGCGCCGATCCGCGATCACCGTGGCCAGCTGGCCGCGGCCCTCGACATCTCCACCTGCCGTGAAGACGTCAACGAGATGACCCTGGCAATCCTGACGCAGACCGTCCGCGATGCGGCGATGCGCATCGAGCTTAACCTCTTTCGTTCAGCCTTTCCCAGCGCCCGCTTCCTGATGGTTCCGGCCGGCGCCAATTCGGCCGCCGCCCTGCTTGCCGTCGACCGTCATGACCTCGTGCTCGGGGCGACGCGTGCCGCCCGCATCGCGCTGCAGCTGGACGACAAGCGGATCGCCGCCGGCATCCCGGCCGCCGATGCTCTCCGCGAGGCGAGCGTCTCGCAGCAGGAAGAGATGGTCGAGGCGGAAAAGGCAGCCTTGCTGCGGGCGCTGTCGCGCGCCGGCGGCAACGTCTCCCAGGCGGCGATAGCCCTCGGCATCAGCCGCGCCACCCTGCACCGGAAGATGAAGAAGCTCGACCTGCACTGA